In a genomic window of Quercus lobata isolate SW786 chromosome 4, ValleyOak3.0 Primary Assembly, whole genome shotgun sequence:
- the LOC115983784 gene encoding receptor-like protein 56 isoform X2, which translates to MELGRYWWWLVVLLLVHLGINGCFGCWEQERISLLQYKVSVNYTDDYHVTPWDSANKESDCCEWEGVKCNITTGRVIQLALNSTISYWSGESGGGSYFNASLFLSFEELQYLDLSENWICGWVPNEGFERLSALSKLEVLHLENNNFNDSILSSLSGIASLKELYLGNNNLNGSIPIQGFERFSLLSKLEVLHLDDNNFNHSILQSLSGIASLKELDLSYNNLNGSIHIKELSKLNNLEQLNLDGSSFDKSLFHKIGVMTSLNVLTMSYCGLNGTLPNQGWCELKKLQEIDLSGNNFEGRLPSCMANLTSLRVLDLSNNHFNGNIVQSPLSSLTSLEYLSFSDNNFAIPSMLSLLSNLSNLKILLSDNNILALEPDSLTWTPTFQLKVFSLSNCSSNIHNRTLPKLLHYQYDLRVIVLSHNKLVGQFPNYLLENKTRLVIFIVNNNSFTGPFMVPYDIRPNMLRIDISNNYLHGPIPTNLGLIFPNLESLKLSGNEFEGHIPSSFGNLVFLRSLDLSENHFSGTIPIFPANSNWTNLRNLHLDNNHFSGTLPTWIGNVTSLEDIVMAKNHFEGPIPIELCKLVDLAFLDLSDNNLFGSVPSCFNSSSISFFQLNKNSLSGPIPSSFQNNSYLLALNLRDNHLTGNIPNWIGSLSSLRILLLKANHLGGQIPIQVCLLQNLNILDLSYNKFSGLIPHCLSNITFDASAHKTSLRGLSLGVTFSRSLSLYLNTKSNIIKYLPYDLSTFDGFVDAEEEVEFTTKTRTYFYKGDILEYMFGIDLSCNNLAGKIPLELGRMSSNIRALNLSHNNLSGPIPVTFSNLNQIESLDLSYNNLNGKIPPQLTEMTFLAVFIVAHNNLSGTTPDRKNQFITFDESSYEGNPLLCGPPLHNRCTKMRPPSTISVDIKGEGGSIMDMSVFYISFVVAYITVLLGIVVVLYINPYWCKAWFNLIEVCIDTCYCFFVVHYRKLFNFSLA; encoded by the exons atggagTTGGGACGTTATTGGTGGTGGCTGGTGGTGTTACTTTTGGTTCATTTAGGTATAAATGGGTGCTTTGGTTGTTGGGAGCAAGAGAGAATTTCACTCTTGCAATACAAAGTTTCTGTCAACTACACTGATGATTATCATGTTACACCTTGGGACTCAGCCAACAAAGAGAGTGATTGTTGTGAGTGGGAAGGTGTCAAGTGCAACATCACTACTGGCCGTGTAATCCAACTTGCTCTTAATAGCACGATTTCCTATTGGAGTGGAGAAAGTGGGGGAGGTTCGTACTTTAATGCCTCTCTGTTTCTTTCCTTTGAAGAGCTCCAGTACCTCGATTTGAGTGAAAATTGGATTTGTGGATGGGTCCCAAATGAAG GTTTTGAAAGATTATCTGCGTTAAGCAAGTTGGAGGTGCTTCACTTGGAGAATAATAATTTCAATGACAGCATTCTTTCATCCTTGAGTGGAATTGCTTCCCTCAAGGAACTATATTTGGGGAACAACAATTTGAATGGATCAATCCCCATCCAAG GTTTTGAAAGATTCTCTTTGTTGAGCAAGTTGGAGGTGCTTCACTTGGATGATAATAATTTCAATCATAGCATTCTGCAATCCTTAAGTGGTATTGCATCGCTTAAGGAACTAGATTTGAGTTACAACAATTTGAATGGATCAATCCATATCAAAG AGTTGAGCAAACTAAACAACCTTGAGCAGTTGAACTTGGATGGTTCGTCATTTGATAAAAGTCTTTTTCATAAAATTGGAGTTATGACTTCTCTTAATGTATTGACAATGTCATACTGTGGACTGAATGGCACCTTACCTAACCAAG GCTGGTGTGAACTTAAGAAACTTCAAGAGATAGACCTCAGCGGCAATAATTTTGAAGGGAGACTACCTTCATGTATGGCGAACTTGACATCACTCCGGGTATTGGATCTCTCTAACAATCACTTCAATGGGAACATTGTCCAGTCTCCACTATCAAGTTTGACATCACTTGAGTACCTTTCTTTCTCAGATAACAACTTCGCGATCCCATCCATGTTGTCCCTCCTTTCCAACCTCTCAAATCTTAAGATCCTATTAAGTGATAACAATATATTAGCTTTGGAACCTGACTCCCTTACTTGGACTCCAACCTTCCAATTAAAGGTTTTCAGTTTGTCAAATTGTTCATCTAACATTCACAATAGGACACTTCCCAAACTTCTTCATTACCAATATGATTTGCGAGTTATTGTTCTCTCTCACAACAAGTTGGTTGGGCAGTTCCCTAACTATTTGTTAGAGAACAAGACAAgattggtgatttttattgtaAATAATAACTCTTTCACGGGGCCTTTTATGGTGCCATATGATATTCGTCCCAACATGTTGCGCATAGATATTTCTAATAATTACTTACATGGTCCAATTCCCACAAATCTCGgtttaatttttccaaatttagaATCTTTAAAACTGTCAGGAAATGAATTTGAAGGCCatattccttcttcttttgggaATTTGGTTTTCTTACGGAGTCTAGACTTGTCTGAGAATCATTTCTCAGGAACCATACCA ATATTTCCTGCCAATTCTAATTGGACTAATCTAAGAAATTTACATTTGGACAACAATCACTTCTCAGGCACGCTTCCAACATGGATAGGGAATGTGACATCTTTAGAAGATATTGTTATGgccaaaaatcattttgaagGTCCTATTCCAATTGAGTTATGCAAACTCGTTGATCTTGCATTTCTTGACCTTTCTGACAACAATCTTTTTGGCTCTGTTCCATCTTGCTTCAATTCCTCAAGTATCagtttttttcaattaaataaaaattccttGAGCGGTCCAATTCCAAGTTCTTTCCAAAACAACTCGTATCTACTTGCACTAAATCTTCGAGATAACCATCTAACTGGAAACATTCCCAATTGGATTGGTAGCCTCTCATCATTGAGAATTCTCCTCTTGAAAGCGAATCATTTAGGAGGTCAAATTCCAATTCAAGTATGCCTTTTGcagaatttaaacattttagatctttcctacaataaattttcaggTCTAATTCCTCATTGCTTGAGTAACATTACTTTTGATGCATCTGCCCACAAAACTTCTTTAAGAGGCTTATCTTTAGGGGTAACTTTTTCAAGGAGTTTGTCTTTATATTTGAACACAAAGTCAAATATTATCAAATATCTCCCTTATGATCTATCTACGTTTGACGGATTTGTGGATGCTGAAGAAGAAGTAGAGTTCACTACAAAAACTAGAACTTACTTCTACAAGGGTGACATCCTCGAGTACATGTTTGGAATTGACCTCTCATGCAACAACCTAGCAGGTAAAATCCCATTGGAACTCGGTAGGATGAGCAGCAACATTCGTGCATTGAACTTATCACACAACAATCTATCAGGACCAATCCCAGTAACATTCTCAAATCTAAATCAAATAGAAAGTCTGGATCTTTCCTACAATAATTTGAATGGCAAAATTCCACCTCAGTTGACCGAAATGACCTTTCTAGCGGTCTTCATTGTGGCACACAACAACTTATCAGGAACAACACCCGACAGAAAAAATCAATTCATTACTTTTGATGAAAGCAGTTATGAGGGGAACCCTCTCCTATGTGGACCTCCATTACATAATCGTTGCACCAAAATGAGACCACCATCTACAATATCAGTGGATATTAAGGGGGAAGGTGGTAGTATCATGGACATGAGTGTCTTCTACATAAGCTTTGTGGTGGCTTACATAACCGTCCTGCTGGGAATTGTTGTAGTTCTCTACATAAATCCATACTGGTGTAAGGCGTGGTTTAACCTCATTGAAGTGTGCATTGACACTTGCTACTGCTTTTTTGTGGTTCATTACCGTAAGTTGTTCAATTTCAGTCTTGCATAG
- the LOC115983784 gene encoding receptor-like protein 56 isoform X1, which produces MELGRYWWWLVVLLLVHLGINGCFGCWEQERISLLQYKVSVNYTDDYHVTPWDSANKESDCCEWEGVKCNITTGRVIQLALNSTISYWSGESGGGSYFNASLFLSFEELQYLDLSENWICGWVPNEGFERLSALSKLEVLHLENNNFNDSILSSLSGIASLKELYLGNNNLNGSIPIQGFERFSLLSKLEVLHLDDNNFNHSILQSLSGIASLKELDLSYNNLNGSIHIKELSKLNNLEQLNLDGSSFDKSLFHKIGVMTSLNVLTMSYCGLNGTLPNQGWCELKKLQEIDLSGNNFEGRLPSCMANLTSLRVLDLSNNHFNGNIVQSPLSSLTSLEYLSFSDNNFAIPSMLSLLSNLSNLKILLSDNNILALEPDSLTWTPTFQLKVFSLSNCSSNIHNRTLPKLLHYQYDLRVIVLSHNKLVGQFPNYLLENKTRLVIFIVNNNSFTGPFMVPYDIRPNMLRIDISNNYLHGPIPTNLGLIFPNLESLKLSGNEFEGHIPSSFGNLVFLRSLDLSENHFSGTIPMHFLMGCYNLELLILSSNSFSGQIFPANSNWTNLRNLHLDNNHFSGTLPTWIGNVTSLEDIVMAKNHFEGPIPIELCKLVDLAFLDLSDNNLFGSVPSCFNSSSISFFQLNKNSLSGPIPSSFQNNSYLLALNLRDNHLTGNIPNWIGSLSSLRILLLKANHLGGQIPIQVCLLQNLNILDLSYNKFSGLIPHCLSNITFDASAHKTSLRGLSLGVTFSRSLSLYLNTKSNIIKYLPYDLSTFDGFVDAEEEVEFTTKTRTYFYKGDILEYMFGIDLSCNNLAGKIPLELGRMSSNIRALNLSHNNLSGPIPVTFSNLNQIESLDLSYNNLNGKIPPQLTEMTFLAVFIVAHNNLSGTTPDRKNQFITFDESSYEGNPLLCGPPLHNRCTKMRPPSTISVDIKGEGGSIMDMSVFYISFVVAYITVLLGIVVVLYINPYWCKAWFNLIEVCIDTCYCFFVVHYRKLFNFSLA; this is translated from the exons atggagTTGGGACGTTATTGGTGGTGGCTGGTGGTGTTACTTTTGGTTCATTTAGGTATAAATGGGTGCTTTGGTTGTTGGGAGCAAGAGAGAATTTCACTCTTGCAATACAAAGTTTCTGTCAACTACACTGATGATTATCATGTTACACCTTGGGACTCAGCCAACAAAGAGAGTGATTGTTGTGAGTGGGAAGGTGTCAAGTGCAACATCACTACTGGCCGTGTAATCCAACTTGCTCTTAATAGCACGATTTCCTATTGGAGTGGAGAAAGTGGGGGAGGTTCGTACTTTAATGCCTCTCTGTTTCTTTCCTTTGAAGAGCTCCAGTACCTCGATTTGAGTGAAAATTGGATTTGTGGATGGGTCCCAAATGAAG GTTTTGAAAGATTATCTGCGTTAAGCAAGTTGGAGGTGCTTCACTTGGAGAATAATAATTTCAATGACAGCATTCTTTCATCCTTGAGTGGAATTGCTTCCCTCAAGGAACTATATTTGGGGAACAACAATTTGAATGGATCAATCCCCATCCAAG GTTTTGAAAGATTCTCTTTGTTGAGCAAGTTGGAGGTGCTTCACTTGGATGATAATAATTTCAATCATAGCATTCTGCAATCCTTAAGTGGTATTGCATCGCTTAAGGAACTAGATTTGAGTTACAACAATTTGAATGGATCAATCCATATCAAAG AGTTGAGCAAACTAAACAACCTTGAGCAGTTGAACTTGGATGGTTCGTCATTTGATAAAAGTCTTTTTCATAAAATTGGAGTTATGACTTCTCTTAATGTATTGACAATGTCATACTGTGGACTGAATGGCACCTTACCTAACCAAG GCTGGTGTGAACTTAAGAAACTTCAAGAGATAGACCTCAGCGGCAATAATTTTGAAGGGAGACTACCTTCATGTATGGCGAACTTGACATCACTCCGGGTATTGGATCTCTCTAACAATCACTTCAATGGGAACATTGTCCAGTCTCCACTATCAAGTTTGACATCACTTGAGTACCTTTCTTTCTCAGATAACAACTTCGCGATCCCATCCATGTTGTCCCTCCTTTCCAACCTCTCAAATCTTAAGATCCTATTAAGTGATAACAATATATTAGCTTTGGAACCTGACTCCCTTACTTGGACTCCAACCTTCCAATTAAAGGTTTTCAGTTTGTCAAATTGTTCATCTAACATTCACAATAGGACACTTCCCAAACTTCTTCATTACCAATATGATTTGCGAGTTATTGTTCTCTCTCACAACAAGTTGGTTGGGCAGTTCCCTAACTATTTGTTAGAGAACAAGACAAgattggtgatttttattgtaAATAATAACTCTTTCACGGGGCCTTTTATGGTGCCATATGATATTCGTCCCAACATGTTGCGCATAGATATTTCTAATAATTACTTACATGGTCCAATTCCCACAAATCTCGgtttaatttttccaaatttagaATCTTTAAAACTGTCAGGAAATGAATTTGAAGGCCatattccttcttcttttgggaATTTGGTTTTCTTACGGAGTCTAGACTTGTCTGAGAATCATTTCTCAGGAACCATACCAATGCATTTCCTAATGGGTTGCTACAATTTAGAATTACTCATATTATCAAGCAATAGCTTTAGTGGCCAAATATTTCCTGCCAATTCTAATTGGACTAATCTAAGAAATTTACATTTGGACAACAATCACTTCTCAGGCACGCTTCCAACATGGATAGGGAATGTGACATCTTTAGAAGATATTGTTATGgccaaaaatcattttgaagGTCCTATTCCAATTGAGTTATGCAAACTCGTTGATCTTGCATTTCTTGACCTTTCTGACAACAATCTTTTTGGCTCTGTTCCATCTTGCTTCAATTCCTCAAGTATCagtttttttcaattaaataaaaattccttGAGCGGTCCAATTCCAAGTTCTTTCCAAAACAACTCGTATCTACTTGCACTAAATCTTCGAGATAACCATCTAACTGGAAACATTCCCAATTGGATTGGTAGCCTCTCATCATTGAGAATTCTCCTCTTGAAAGCGAATCATTTAGGAGGTCAAATTCCAATTCAAGTATGCCTTTTGcagaatttaaacattttagatctttcctacaataaattttcaggTCTAATTCCTCATTGCTTGAGTAACATTACTTTTGATGCATCTGCCCACAAAACTTCTTTAAGAGGCTTATCTTTAGGGGTAACTTTTTCAAGGAGTTTGTCTTTATATTTGAACACAAAGTCAAATATTATCAAATATCTCCCTTATGATCTATCTACGTTTGACGGATTTGTGGATGCTGAAGAAGAAGTAGAGTTCACTACAAAAACTAGAACTTACTTCTACAAGGGTGACATCCTCGAGTACATGTTTGGAATTGACCTCTCATGCAACAACCTAGCAGGTAAAATCCCATTGGAACTCGGTAGGATGAGCAGCAACATTCGTGCATTGAACTTATCACACAACAATCTATCAGGACCAATCCCAGTAACATTCTCAAATCTAAATCAAATAGAAAGTCTGGATCTTTCCTACAATAATTTGAATGGCAAAATTCCACCTCAGTTGACCGAAATGACCTTTCTAGCGGTCTTCATTGTGGCACACAACAACTTATCAGGAACAACACCCGACAGAAAAAATCAATTCATTACTTTTGATGAAAGCAGTTATGAGGGGAACCCTCTCCTATGTGGACCTCCATTACATAATCGTTGCACCAAAATGAGACCACCATCTACAATATCAGTGGATATTAAGGGGGAAGGTGGTAGTATCATGGACATGAGTGTCTTCTACATAAGCTTTGTGGTGGCTTACATAACCGTCCTGCTGGGAATTGTTGTAGTTCTCTACATAAATCCATACTGGTGTAAGGCGTGGTTTAACCTCATTGAAGTGTGCATTGACACTTGCTACTGCTTTTTTGTGGTTCATTACCGTAAGTTGTTCAATTTCAGTCTTGCATAG